Proteins from a genomic interval of Kribbella aluminosa:
- a CDS encoding DUF4185 domain-containing protein, with protein sequence MRKRWLLVVPALIAASLVPADRATPAQAAAVPSPVDRVAKLTGPQSINDTEARFGLKATDLGILWDNGSGEILTAFGDSYGSGWTGPGGGAGDQATIDWRCNLLLRSTDHTLSDGMSFDSAAEDRPGHAKEFLPCKKIDRDEHTVIPTAGISVGKRQYVQYMSVNYWGPPGSWFTNYSGFAYSDDNGETWTKDPGARWQNTKAWDDNFQMTALAKDKGYVYMIGTPNGRFGSAHLARVPEQQVLQKKAWRYWDGRTWSPQESAAVPIAAGPIGEVSVQWNAYTGKWLMMYLDEHRASIVLRSATDLTGPWSGEQVVVKGTDYPGLYGSFMHPWSQGPDLYFTMAQWDPYNVFLMHTKLTDDGRTTNLVSDPGFEAQTSGTPSAPWQLSGTGGIDRSNLGHSGTNNAFVRDSIGTHQLQQTVAVRPNHRYRLSAWVRTAENNSETMLGVRTLRGRTIAQQTGGAHPQYTQVSVDFDSGRESLIQLYAGFFGHSQDVWLQLDDVVLEEIR encoded by the coding sequence ATGCGGAAGCGATGGTTGCTTGTCGTCCCTGCTCTGATCGCGGCATCGCTGGTGCCAGCGGACCGGGCGACTCCGGCGCAGGCCGCGGCCGTACCGTCGCCGGTCGACCGGGTCGCGAAGCTCACCGGGCCGCAGTCGATCAACGACACCGAGGCGCGGTTCGGGTTGAAGGCGACCGACCTCGGCATCCTCTGGGACAACGGGTCCGGCGAGATCCTGACCGCGTTCGGCGACAGCTACGGCAGCGGCTGGACCGGGCCGGGCGGCGGCGCCGGCGACCAGGCCACGATCGACTGGCGGTGCAACCTGCTGCTCCGCAGTACGGACCACACCCTGAGCGACGGGATGTCGTTCGACTCGGCCGCCGAGGACCGGCCGGGGCATGCCAAGGAGTTCCTGCCCTGCAAGAAGATCGACCGCGACGAGCACACGGTGATCCCGACCGCGGGCATCTCGGTCGGGAAACGCCAGTACGTGCAGTACATGTCGGTCAACTACTGGGGTCCGCCCGGCAGCTGGTTCACGAACTACTCCGGCTTCGCGTACTCCGACGACAACGGCGAGACCTGGACCAAGGACCCGGGCGCCCGCTGGCAGAACACCAAGGCCTGGGACGACAACTTCCAGATGACGGCGCTGGCCAAGGACAAGGGCTACGTCTACATGATCGGTACGCCGAACGGCCGCTTCGGCAGCGCGCACCTCGCCAGGGTCCCCGAGCAGCAGGTGCTGCAGAAGAAGGCGTGGCGCTACTGGGACGGGCGGACGTGGTCCCCGCAGGAGAGCGCCGCCGTACCGATCGCGGCCGGTCCGATCGGCGAGGTCTCAGTGCAGTGGAACGCGTACACCGGCAAGTGGCTGATGATGTACCTCGACGAGCACCGCGCCTCGATCGTGCTGCGCTCGGCCACCGACCTCACCGGCCCGTGGAGCGGCGAGCAGGTCGTTGTCAAAGGCACCGATTACCCCGGGCTGTACGGATCCTTCATGCATCCGTGGTCGCAGGGTCCTGACCTGTACTTCACGATGGCGCAATGGGATCCGTACAACGTGTTCCTGATGCACACCAAGCTCACCGACGACGGCCGGACGACCAACCTGGTCAGCGATCCCGGCTTCGAGGCGCAGACCAGCGGTACGCCGTCCGCGCCCTGGCAGCTGAGCGGCACCGGTGGCATCGACCGCAGCAACCTCGGGCACAGCGGCACCAACAACGCGTTCGTCCGCGACTCGATCGGAACGCATCAGCTCCAGCAGACGGTCGCCGTGCGCCCCAATCACCGGTACCGGCTGTCCGCCTGGGTCCGCACCGCCGAGAACAACTCCGAGACGATGCTCGGCGTCCGGACCCTGCGCGGCCGGACGATCGCGCAGCAGACCGGCGGCGCACATCCGCAGTACACGCAGGTCAGCGTCGACTTCGACTCCGGCCGGGAATCGCTGATCCAGCTGTACGCCGGCTTCTTCGGGCACAGCCAGGACGTCTGGCTGCAACTCGACGACGTGGTCCTGGAGGAGATCCGATGA
- a CDS encoding cyclic nucleotide-binding domain-containing protein gives MAFGRTSPRDLPLFADLSGRDIREIFRAGEEVSVPAGWSLILEQTPPDAAYLILSGTAAVREKGEEIAELGPGDIAGEVAVRKNTLRTATVTAKSRLQLLHFTREKFDDLTRRLPAFRDAIDATIAERRGGS, from the coding sequence GTGGCATTTGGTAGGACGTCCCCGCGGGACCTGCCGTTGTTCGCGGATCTGTCCGGACGCGACATCAGGGAGATCTTCCGCGCCGGCGAGGAGGTCTCGGTGCCGGCCGGCTGGTCGCTGATCCTGGAGCAGACGCCGCCGGACGCGGCGTACCTGATCCTGAGCGGCACCGCCGCGGTCCGCGAGAAGGGCGAGGAGATCGCCGAGCTCGGGCCGGGTGACATCGCCGGGGAGGTCGCGGTCCGGAAGAACACGTTGCGGACGGCAACCGTCACGGCGAAGTCGCGGCTGCAGCTGCTGCACTTCACCCGAGAGAAGTTCGACGACCTGACCCGGCGGCTGCCCGCGTTCCGGGACGCCATCGACGCCACCATTGCCGAGCGTCGCGGTGGCTCCTGA
- a CDS encoding adenylate/guanylate cyclase domain-containing protein produces the protein MAPEPDLAGVQREFERTLLGGERKFTRVQVSERAGISTERAERMWHALGFATVPDDEVAFTDDDVEALRLVAALEDDGFIEPEMESSLARKLGQTQSRLASWQSAMFLEFLGGSKLSPEESIEVAGLLLPAMERLQTYVWRRHLAAAAGRAVAGSDELARGVRAVGFADIVSYTRLTRRLTEAELGELIERFEGTAADVVALNGGRVIKSIGDEVLFVTDTAAQGAAVALALQDAVSADPDLPELRIGLAYGTILIRLGDVYGEVVNLAARLTTECKPGRVLADRELAAALDGHPAYTIHRLRRVAVRGYRHLVPYAIQRADGPPA, from the coding sequence GTGGCTCCTGAACCTGATCTCGCCGGAGTGCAGCGCGAGTTCGAGCGCACCCTGCTCGGCGGCGAGCGGAAGTTCACCCGCGTCCAGGTGTCCGAGCGGGCCGGGATCTCCACCGAGCGCGCCGAGCGGATGTGGCATGCGCTCGGGTTCGCGACCGTGCCGGACGACGAGGTGGCGTTCACCGACGACGACGTCGAAGCGCTGCGGCTGGTCGCGGCCCTCGAGGACGACGGGTTCATCGAGCCCGAGATGGAGTCGTCGCTGGCTCGCAAACTCGGGCAGACCCAGTCCCGGCTGGCGTCCTGGCAGTCGGCGATGTTCCTGGAGTTCCTCGGCGGGTCAAAGCTGTCCCCGGAGGAGTCCATCGAGGTGGCCGGCCTGTTGCTGCCCGCGATGGAGCGGCTGCAGACGTACGTCTGGCGCCGGCACCTGGCCGCGGCCGCAGGACGTGCGGTGGCCGGGTCGGACGAGCTCGCGCGCGGCGTCCGCGCGGTCGGGTTCGCGGACATCGTCAGCTACACGCGTCTCACCCGGCGGCTGACCGAGGCCGAGCTCGGGGAGCTGATCGAGCGCTTCGAGGGTACGGCGGCCGACGTCGTCGCGCTGAACGGCGGCCGCGTGATCAAGTCGATCGGCGACGAGGTCCTGTTCGTCACCGACACTGCCGCGCAGGGCGCCGCGGTCGCGCTGGCGCTGCAGGACGCGGTGAGCGCGGACCCGGACCTGCCCGAGCTGCGGATCGGTCTCGCGTACGGCACGATCCTGATCCGGCTCGGCGACGTGTACGGCGAGGTCGTCAACCTGGCCGCCCGGCTCACCACGGAGTGCAAGCCCGGCCGGGTCCTCGCCGATCGTGAACTCGCCGCCGCCCTGGACGGCCACCCGGCGTACACCATCCACCGCCTGCGCCGGGTCGCGGTCCGCGGCTACCGGCACCTCGTCCCGTACGCCATCCAGCGTGCGGACGGGCCCCCGGCATGA
- a CDS encoding GNAT family N-acetyltransferase: MREIRTPAALKLASGDDSIVGWAAQGFGPGVRAWTAGSAVVVASPDVSKHDRLTVVGPVSEAVRLAAVVLTEVGPSFRPFGDEELIRELAEHVPGLEFSAAFGWMDADRVPDVTTTAAWLDGDAGVETLLDAASPSSYAWPGHPAVRRWAAVTGDDGELLSVAADAWSAPGVGFLAGVATHPVARGKGLSGQVCGFVTAELVKRHGRVALMVDGDNAAAIAVYERLGYSYRRVAAAGPSA; this comes from the coding sequence GTGCGTGAGATCAGGACGCCGGCCGCGCTGAAGCTGGCGAGTGGGGACGACTCGATCGTCGGATGGGCTGCCCAGGGATTCGGTCCCGGAGTACGGGCGTGGACCGCGGGATCCGCGGTGGTTGTCGCGTCACCGGACGTGTCGAAGCATGACCGGCTCACGGTCGTCGGGCCGGTGTCGGAGGCGGTCCGGTTGGCGGCCGTCGTACTGACCGAGGTCGGGCCGTCGTTCCGGCCGTTCGGCGACGAGGAGCTGATTCGCGAGCTGGCCGAACACGTGCCGGGGCTGGAGTTCTCGGCCGCGTTCGGCTGGATGGACGCGGACCGGGTGCCGGACGTCACGACGACCGCTGCCTGGCTGGACGGGGACGCCGGCGTGGAGACGTTGCTGGACGCGGCGTCGCCGTCGTCGTACGCGTGGCCAGGGCATCCCGCCGTACGGCGCTGGGCCGCGGTGACCGGTGACGACGGTGAACTGCTGAGTGTCGCGGCGGACGCGTGGAGTGCGCCCGGCGTCGGGTTCCTGGCCGGGGTCGCGACGCATCCTGTTGCCCGGGGCAAGGGATTGTCCGGGCAGGTGTGCGGGTTCGTGACCGCCGAGCTGGTGAAGCGCCACGGGCGGGTCGCGTTGATGGTGGACGGCGACAACGCCGCCGCGATCGCGGTGTACGAGCGGCTCGGATACAGCTACCGCCGGGTGGCGGCGGCCGGACCTAGCGCGTAG